Proteins from one Hemibagrus wyckioides isolate EC202008001 linkage group LG16, SWU_Hwy_1.0, whole genome shotgun sequence genomic window:
- the smfn gene encoding small fragment nuclease, with protein sequence MAAVRSIASCSRWAAAVLPRVPAGLFFRTKLYQPELSLHSFIHHHPHHHKARLLSSNLLLQNPAAMSASVSTSPSAETMSQRMVWVDLEMTGLDIEKDEIIEMACIITDSELNIVAEGPNLIIKQPDELLNNMSDWCKEHHGKSGLTQAVRDSKISLQQAEYEFLSFVRQHTPPGQCPLAGNSVHADKRFLDKYMPQFMHHLHYRIIDVSTVKELCRRWFPEDYKHTPQKKASHRALGDIQESIKELRFYREAVFKPEGEEKKRKIVENGESKHTA encoded by the exons ATGGCGGCGGTGAGGAGCATTGCATCGTGTTCCCGCTGGGCTGCTGCTGTTCTCCCTCGCGTGCCTGCTGGTTTATTTTTCAGGACTAAACTCTACCAACCAGAATTATCtctccactcattcattcatcatcatcctcatcatcacaaaGCCAGACTTTTATCCTCTAACCTCCTGCTGCAAAACCCAGCGGCAATGTCAGCTTCTGTATCCACATCACCATCTGCTGAAACAATGAGCCAGAGGATGGTGTGGGTGGATTTAGAG ATGACAGGACTGGATATAGAAAAGGACGAGATTATTGAAATGGCGTGCATCATCACAGACTCGGAACTCAACATCGTCGCTGAG GGTCCAAATCTGATCATCAAACAGCCGGACGAGCTGCTCAACAACATGTCGGATTGGTGCAAGGAGCATCATGGGAAG TCAGGGTTGACGCAGGCAGTGCGGGACAGCAAGATCTCACTCCAGCAGGCTGAGTATGAGTTCCTGTCCTTCGTCAGACAGCACACTCCACCAGGCCAGTGTCCTCTGGCAG GAAACTCGGTGCATGCTGATAAGAGGTTTCTGGACAAGTACATGCCCCAGTTCATGCATCATCTCCACTATCGAATCATCGATGTGAGCACGGTCAAGGAgctctgcag ACGCTGGTTTCCAGAagactacaaacacacacctcagaagaAAGCGTCACACAG AGCTCTGGGTGACATCCAAGAGAGCATCAAAGAGCTGAGGTTTTACAGAGAGGCCGTCTTTAAAcctgaaggagaagaaaagaagagaaagattGTTGAAAATGGAGAGAGCAAACACACAGCCTAA